The Xiphias gladius isolate SHS-SW01 ecotype Sanya breed wild chromosome 9, ASM1685928v1, whole genome shotgun sequence genome window below encodes:
- the cpped1 gene encoding serine/threonine-protein phosphatase CPPED1, with protein sequence MAESEDIFLRAKHRTFSGLTEDAEREWTGPFCFIQAADPQLGLMKAWRDGDCDGGGDEWAEEVELTKQAVEAVNQLRPRPRFMVLCGDLVHAMPDTLFREGQERDLKAALKGTDPSIPLVFVSGNHDLGNTPTPSTVEQYCSAWGDDYFSFWVGGVLCLVLNSQLFYDASACPQLKEAQETWLEEQLSRASSSSSTEHKPKHILVFQHIPLYLKSPDEEDDYFNLQRVVRQNLLDRFKKAGVKAVFSGHYHRNAGGCYGGLDMVVSSAIGCQLGSDTHGVRIVVVTANDVIHHYHSLEQLRARGMDEDLRRLLQA encoded by the exons ATGGCTGAGAGTGAGGATATCTTTCTCAGGGCAAAACATCGGACATTCAGCGGACTGACTGAAG ATGCGGAGCGTGAGTGGACGGGACCATTTTGCTTCATCCAGGCCGCAGACCCCCAGCTTGGGCTGATGAAGGCCTGGAGGGACGGCGACTGCGACGGCGGCGGGGACGAATGGGCCGAGGAGGTTGAACTCACCAAGCAGGCTGTGGAGGCTGTTAACCAGCTAAGACCCAGGCCGAGGTTCATGGTGCTGTGTGGGGACCTGGTCCACGCCATGCCAG ATACGCTGTTCAGAGAAGGTCAGGAGAGAGACCTGAAGGCAGCCTTGAAGGGAACAGATCCCTCCATTCCACTGGTGTTTGTCAGTGGGAACCATGACCTGGGCAACACTCCCACCCCCAGTACAGTGGAGCAATACTGCAGTGCATGGGGGGATGATTATTTCAGCTTCTGG GTGGGTGGAGTCCTCTGCCTGGTTCTGAACTCCCAGTTGTTCTACGACGCCTCGGCCTGCCCTCAGCTGAAGGAGGCTCAGGAGACGTggctggaggagcagctgagcagagcctcctcctcctcttcgaCG gaacacaaacccaaacacatctTGGTGTTCCAGCACATTCCTCTGTACCTTAAGAGCCCTGATGAGGAGGATGACTACTTCAACCTGCAGAGGGTAGTGAGACAAAACCTGCTGGACAGGTTCAAGAAGGCAG GGGTGAAGGCAGTCTTCTCCGGCCATTACCACCGAAACGCCGGCGGTTGCTACGGCGGCCTGGATATGGTTGTGAGCTCGGCCATCGGTTGCCAGCTTGGCAGCGACACCCACGGTGTCAGGATAGTGGTGGTGACTGCCAATGATGTCATCCATCACTACCACAGCCTGGAGCAGCTCCGAGCGCGGGGCATGGACGAGGACCTCAGGAGGCTCCTGCAGGCCTGA